The genome window GTTATCGTGCGCTCGAACTATTGGCCAAGCAGAAGCGCCTTGCCAAGACCGCGCCCGTGCCATGCATCGTTGGCGATGCGGCGAGCGGCATTCTGATCGACGAGGTGTCGCTTGCCGAGAATATTGACCGCGCGCCACTACATCCGCTCGACCAGTTTCGGGCGTTTCAGACGATGCGCGACAAGGGCATGACCGAGGAAACGATCGCCGCATCCTTCTTCATCGACGTTAAAGTGGTAAAGCAGCGCCTACGTCTTGCCTGACTTGCTCACCGGCCTGAAGGCCGATGGTTCTGGTTTGAGCTTGCATTAAGCAGCCCTCCCGATGCTTCCTGCTTCAACGGGCCGCCTGATGCGGTGTCCCTCCACAGGCTTCAACGGGCAGTCCGCCCGCCGTAGGATGTTTTTCGCGGCGTTGATATCCGCGTTTTCAGTGTGTCCGCAGGTGGCGCAGACAAAGCGGGCCTGGCTGACCCGACTTGCGGGGTCTGTTACTCCACAGACAGAGCATGTCTGGCTTGTGTAGGCGGCTGGCACTTCAACCAGTTTCCCGCCTCTATCCGCCAGCTTGTAGCCTAGAAACGTGCGAAACATCCGCCAGCCCTGATCCAGAATACTCCTGTTTAGCCCGGCCTTCTGCCGAACGTTACGACCCGGCTCTTCTGCCGTGCCTTTGGCCGATGCGGACATGTTCCGCACCTGCAATGCCTCCACAACGACCGTGCCGTGGTTCTTGGCGATGGTCGTGCTGAGTTTGTGGAGGAAATCCTTTCGCGTGTTGGCGACACGGGCGTGCAGTTTCTGCACACGCCAGACTGCCTTACGTCGGTTGGCGCTGCCCTTCTTTTTGCGGGATACAGAACGCTGTGCTTTCCTCAGAGCGCACAGGGCCTTCTTGCCAAAATTGCCTGGAGCAATCGTCGTGCTGCTGCTCATGGCGGTAAAAACCGACACACCCATATCCAAACCAACTGCAGGCAGAGTGGATAGAGCCTGGTCTGGAACTTCGCGCTCCCACTGGACGGAAGCGAACCACTGTCCTGCTCGCCGGGAGATCGTGATGTTGCGGATCGCACCGGGCAGATCATACCAACCCCGGAAGGCGACCCATCCGAGCTTGGGGAGCTTGATGCGCCCGGTCTTCTTTCCGATCCGCTCTACACGCAGCGAGGCCGGATCGGGAAAACGGAAACCGTCGTGCAGGCCCTTGCGACGGGGTGACGGATAGCCAGAGCGACCGGAGAAGAAGTTCTGATAGGCCCGGTCGAGATCGCGCAGCGCCTGTTGCAGCGGGTGGATCGGCGCTTCGCGCAGCCAGTCCACATCCCGGCGCAAGTCGGTGAGTTCGCGGCATTGCCCGGCAAACGAAATGGCTTTGCCGGTTCTGTCCTTGTGGCGCTGCCACCAGTCCCGCCTCTGTTCCAGCGCGAGGTTATAGACGAAGCGGCAAGCACCGGCGATCCCGGCCAGCGTAAGCCTTTGCTTCGCATCCGGGTAAAGCCGGTAGATGTTGGCCTTGCGCTGGATCATTTGGAAAGTATAGCATTGGCCTATGGGGAATAACAATGATTACAGACGAGGCAGGCACTGTGTTTTTACGCTTCATGTCCACTTGGTCTTCGTGACAAAATATCGCCGCCATGTCTTCACTGCCGCGATCCTGAAAGATATGCAGACTGTCTTCGAGAAGGTCTGCACAGACTTCGAAACCCATCTGGTGGAATTCGACGGGGAGGATGATCACGTGCATCTCCTCGTGCACTATCCGCCCAAGGTGGCTTTGTCTGTTCTCGTGAACAGCCTCAAGGGTGTTTCAAGCCGAAGGTTGAGGCAGATGCATCCCGCGCTTGTCCGCCGCTACTGGCGTGGCGTGCTCTGGTCTCCAAGCTATTTTGCAGCGTCCTGTGGTGGCGCGCCGCTTTCTA of Granulibacter bethesdensis contains these proteins:
- the tnpA gene encoding IS200/IS605 family transposase, with the translated sequence MGNNNDYRRGRHCVFTLHVHLVFVTKYRRHVFTAAILKDMQTVFEKVCTDFETHLVEFDGEDDHVHLLVHYPPKVALSVLVNSLKGVSSRRLRQMHPALVRRYWRGVLWSPSYFAASCGGAPLSIIRQYIEQQRTPD
- a CDS encoding RNA-guided endonuclease TnpB family protein, which gives rise to MIQRKANIYRLYPDAKQRLTLAGIAGACRFVYNLALEQRRDWWQRHKDRTGKAISFAGQCRELTDLRRDVDWLREAPIHPLQQALRDLDRAYQNFFSGRSGYPSPRRKGLHDGFRFPDPASLRVERIGKKTGRIKLPKLGWVAFRGWYDLPGAIRNITISRRAGQWFASVQWEREVPDQALSTLPAVGLDMGVSVFTAMSSSTTIAPGNFGKKALCALRKAQRSVSRKKKGSANRRKAVWRVQKLHARVANTRKDFLHKLSTTIAKNHGTVVVEALQVRNMSASAKGTAEEPGRNVRQKAGLNRSILDQGWRMFRTFLGYKLADRGGKLVEVPAAYTSQTCSVCGVTDPASRVSQARFVCATCGHTENADINAAKNILRRADCPLKPVEGHRIRRPVEAGSIGRAA